In Halorubrum sp. PV6, a single window of DNA contains:
- a CDS encoding zinc ribbon domain-containing protein, translating into MRDQLRPVLAAVLALVFPGLGHLILRRWGRALLWHLTIVGGGVALLTLYDVETSSGLATPVEAAEAAAAFPSEVTVPIALITVLSSIDAYIVGRADAVARERVDATAEAVRRRAASADDDGAAAGAPVAETVGEDGDPMRVECPNCGKETDAELDFCHWCTEPLPWNDAE; encoded by the coding sequence ATGCGAGACCAGTTGCGTCCCGTCCTCGCTGCCGTGCTGGCGCTGGTGTTCCCAGGGCTCGGACACCTAATCCTGCGGCGATGGGGCCGGGCGCTGCTGTGGCATCTCACCATCGTCGGCGGCGGCGTGGCGCTTCTCACCCTCTACGACGTCGAGACGTCTTCGGGCCTCGCGACGCCGGTCGAGGCCGCGGAGGCCGCCGCCGCCTTCCCGAGCGAAGTGACCGTCCCGATCGCGCTTATCACCGTCCTCTCCTCCATCGACGCGTACATCGTCGGACGAGCGGACGCGGTCGCGCGCGAACGCGTCGACGCCACGGCCGAGGCGGTCCGGCGCCGCGCCGCGAGCGCGGACGACGACGGGGCCGCCGCCGGCGCCCCCGTCGCCGAGACGGTCGGCGAGGACGGCGACCCCATGCGAGTCGAGTGCCCGAACTGCGGGAAGGAGACCGACGCCGAACTCGACTTCTGTCACTGGTGTACCGAGCCGCTCCCGTGGAACGACGCCGAATAA
- a CDS encoding DICT sensory domain-containing protein, producing MNTSLRSFFDDLASPRRSLVVLNRSSPDPVRGLIDSLLDGQPVEVSEVESEAEGDDVVALVEDGEVIARSEMDELLESVLLINSDLYKSGAIGLDDVVLPDVLYGLEEVPFRVRGYPASNKEKVLLIVISRVIERIAAEHGEGTLRASFQRLSRINDERGTNEVYERVAATGVDTHVYGVGDADELGTLPVTVHTGTSYPYRRSWFVVFAPPDGADGDHVALLALEDEPNVWDGFWTFSPDLVTRLETYIATAV from the coding sequence ATGAACACCTCGCTCCGATCGTTTTTCGACGACCTCGCGTCACCGAGACGGAGCCTCGTCGTGTTGAACCGATCGTCGCCGGACCCCGTGCGAGGCCTGATCGATTCGCTGCTCGACGGACAGCCGGTCGAGGTGAGCGAGGTCGAGTCCGAAGCCGAGGGCGACGACGTCGTCGCGCTGGTCGAAGACGGCGAGGTGATAGCCCGGTCCGAGATGGACGAACTGCTCGAATCGGTGCTGCTCATCAACTCGGACCTGTACAAGAGCGGCGCGATAGGGCTCGACGACGTCGTCCTCCCGGACGTGTTGTACGGGCTCGAAGAGGTGCCGTTTCGGGTCCGCGGGTACCCGGCCTCGAACAAGGAGAAGGTCCTGTTGATCGTCATCTCGCGGGTGATAGAGCGGATCGCCGCCGAACACGGCGAGGGGACGCTCCGGGCGTCGTTCCAGCGGCTCTCGCGGATCAACGACGAGCGGGGGACGAACGAGGTGTACGAACGGGTCGCCGCCACCGGCGTCGACACCCACGTCTACGGCGTCGGCGACGCCGACGAGCTCGGGACGCTGCCCGTGACGGTTCACACCGGCACCTCCTACCCGTACCGGCGGTCGTGGTTCGTCGTGTTCGCGCCGCCGGACGGGGCCGACGGCGACCACGTCGCGCTGCTGGCGCTCGAAGACGAACCGAACGTGTGGGACGGGTTCTGGACGTTCAGCCCGGACCTCGTCACCCGACTCGAAACGTACATCGCAACGGCGGTCTGA
- a CDS encoding FlaD/FlaE family flagellar protein, with protein MSLNPRQYDVRELRRIADAPRDGADEGPRERPLRQPNRNRAEQAARSAAFTELLQRQRGQRLSGDGTRSDAGSRPYLTGIPASTDAEHELGEWLGYLVDVGGHVRSRDALAYYAELGWIDDGTVAALRRRLEGFDAPRYDRPFTPADHRISLVSIVRIASCASTS; from the coding sequence ATGAGTCTGAATCCACGGCAATACGACGTACGGGAGCTGCGCCGGATCGCGGACGCGCCGCGAGACGGTGCCGACGAGGGGCCTCGGGAGCGGCCGCTTCGTCAGCCGAACCGGAACCGAGCCGAACAGGCGGCGCGCTCGGCCGCGTTCACCGAACTGCTCCAGCGTCAACGCGGGCAGCGGCTGTCCGGCGACGGGACCCGATCCGACGCCGGCAGCCGACCGTACCTGACGGGCATCCCGGCCTCGACGGACGCGGAACACGAACTCGGCGAGTGGCTCGGCTACCTCGTCGACGTCGGCGGCCACGTGCGGAGCCGCGACGCGCTGGCGTACTACGCCGAACTCGGCTGGATCGACGACGGGACCGTCGCCGCCCTCCGGCGCCGGCTGGAGGGGTTCGACGCCCCCCGTTACGACCGGCCCTTTACTCCTGCTGACCATCGGATCAGTCTCGTCTCCATCGTCCGGATCGCTTCGTGTGCGAGTACATCATGA
- a CDS encoding pyridoxamine 5'-phosphate oxidase family protein, producing the protein MEHAAYVYTGGLSQEAVEERLRSGDHGVLGLADGDDAYAVPLSYHYDGDAFLLRVSDHDGHSEKRGFIEATETATFVCYGATDSGSWSVQIRGPLREWQGDADEERINEWFPAFRLFDEAIENVGFTLYELQMEAVVGRETIE; encoded by the coding sequence ATGGAACACGCAGCGTACGTATACACCGGTGGACTGTCCCAGGAAGCCGTCGAGGAGCGCCTGCGGTCGGGCGATCACGGCGTCCTCGGACTCGCGGACGGCGACGACGCTTACGCGGTCCCGCTGAGCTACCACTACGACGGCGACGCCTTCCTCCTCCGCGTGAGCGACCACGACGGCCACAGCGAGAAGCGCGGGTTCATCGAGGCGACCGAGACCGCCACGTTCGTGTGCTACGGGGCCACCGACTCGGGGTCGTGGAGCGTCCAGATCCGCGGCCCGCTCCGCGAGTGGCAGGGCGACGCAGACGAGGAGCGGATCAACGAGTGGTTCCCCGCGTTTCGGCTGTTCGACGAGGCGATCGAGAACGTTGGGTTCACGCTGTACGAACTGCAGATGGAGGCCGTCGTCGGCCGGGAGACGATAGAGTAG
- a CDS encoding signal recognition particle protein Srp54, with protein MVLDDLGTSLRSSLDKLQGKSRLSESDVEEIVKEIQRSLLSADVDVSLVMSLSDSIKTRALEEEPPGGTTAKDHVLKIVYEEMVELVGDSTELPLENQTILLAGLQGSGKTTSAAKMAWWFSKKGLRPAVIQTDTFRPGAYDQAKQMCERAEVDFYGNPDNEDPVDIARTGLKETEDADVHIVDTAGRHALEDDLIAEIEEIESAVDPDRSLLVLDAAIGQGAKDQARQFEKSIGIEGVMITKLDGTAKGGGALTAVNETDSSIAFLGTGETVQDIERFEPSGFISRLLGMGDLKQLSERVERAMQETQAEDEDWDPEDMLQGEFTLKDMKKQMDAMNKMGPLDQVMDMIPGLGGGMMDQLPDDAMDVTQDRMRRFERIMDSMTEEELMNPRVVGQSRTERIARGSGTDAETVRQLLEQHSMMEQTISQFQGMGEGDMQRMMKKMGGGEGGGLGDMMGGGKGPF; from the coding sequence ATGGTACTCGACGACCTCGGTACGTCTCTCCGGAGCAGCCTCGACAAGCTCCAGGGGAAGTCTCGACTCTCCGAGAGCGACGTCGAGGAGATCGTCAAAGAGATCCAGCGGTCGCTTCTCTCTGCCGACGTCGATGTCTCCCTCGTCATGTCGCTGTCGGACTCGATCAAGACCCGCGCGCTCGAAGAGGAGCCGCCGGGCGGGACGACCGCGAAAGACCACGTCCTCAAGATCGTCTACGAGGAGATGGTCGAGCTGGTCGGCGACTCCACCGAGTTGCCCCTCGAAAACCAGACGATCCTCCTGGCCGGCCTGCAGGGGTCCGGGAAGACCACCTCCGCGGCCAAGATGGCGTGGTGGTTCTCGAAGAAGGGGCTCCGGCCCGCCGTGATCCAGACCGACACCTTCCGGCCGGGGGCGTACGACCAGGCCAAACAGATGTGCGAGCGCGCGGAGGTCGACTTCTACGGGAACCCCGACAACGAGGATCCGGTCGACATCGCGCGGACGGGCTTAAAAGAGACCGAGGACGCCGACGTGCACATCGTGGACACGGCGGGGCGACACGCGCTCGAAGACGACCTCATCGCGGAGATCGAAGAGATCGAGTCGGCGGTCGACCCCGACCGCTCGCTCCTAGTGCTCGACGCCGCGATCGGCCAGGGCGCCAAAGATCAGGCCCGCCAGTTCGAGAAGTCGATCGGCATCGAGGGCGTGATGATCACGAAACTCGACGGGACCGCGAAAGGTGGGGGCGCGCTGACGGCCGTCAACGAGACCGACTCCTCCATCGCCTTCCTCGGGACCGGCGAGACGGTCCAGGACATCGAGCGCTTCGAGCCGTCCGGGTTCATCTCCCGGCTGCTCGGCATGGGGGATTTAAAACAGCTCTCCGAGCGCGTCGAGCGCGCGATGCAGGAGACCCAGGCGGAGGACGAAGACTGGGACCCCGAGGATATGCTGCAGGGCGAGTTCACCCTGAAGGACATGAAAAAGCAGATGGACGCGATGAACAAGATGGGTCCCTTAGACCAGGTGATGGACATGATCCCCGGCCTCGGCGGCGGGATGATGGACCAGCTCCCGGACGACGCGATGGACGTGACCCAAGACCGGATGCGACGGTTCGAGCGCATCATGGACTCGATGACCGAGGAGGAGCTGATGAACCCCCGCGTGGTCGGGCAGTCGCGCACGGAGCGGATCGCCCGCGGCTCCGGCACCGACGCGGAGACGGTCCGGCAGCTGCTCGAACAGCACTCCATGATGGAACAGACGATCAGTCAGTTCCAGGGGATGGGCGAGGGCGACATGCAGCGCATGATGAAGAAGATGGGCGGCGGCGAGGGCGGCGGCCTCGGCGACATGATGGGCGGCGGCAAGGGGCCTTTTTAA
- a CDS encoding PstS family phosphate ABC transporter substrate-binding protein, which yields MASSHDADTTGITRRQSLAALGGAGTLALAGCTQSSGDGSDGSDGSDGSDGSDGSLSGAINIAGSSTVFPLMTAVAEDFAEDHPDVRIDVSSTGSGGGFANFFCVGETDFNNASRPIKGEEEDLCAENGVEYVELIAATDALTVVVNPEADWIDSLTVEELATIWESDSVETWDEVRDEFPNEEIERFGAADTSGTYDYFIEAILGERGHTSDYQATEQDNTIAQGVSGSEYAIGYFGFAYYFQNPDQLKALGIDDGDGPVEPSLETAASGEYTPLSRPLFTYPSISSLGEEHVAEFARYFVEQTTNEDLVAGDVGYVPATEETQEEQMSILEDAIEQAQG from the coding sequence ATGGCTTCCAGCCACGACGCGGACACAACAGGGATCACGCGGCGGCAATCGCTTGCGGCGCTCGGCGGCGCCGGGACGCTGGCGCTCGCCGGCTGTACGCAGAGCTCCGGAGACGGCTCGGACGGTTCCGACGGTTCGGATGGCTCGGACGGCTCCGACGGCTCGCTCTCCGGCGCGATCAACATCGCGGGATCGAGTACGGTGTTCCCCCTGATGACCGCGGTCGCAGAGGACTTCGCCGAAGACCACCCCGACGTCCGGATCGACGTCAGTTCGACCGGCTCCGGCGGCGGCTTCGCGAACTTCTTCTGTGTCGGGGAGACCGACTTCAACAACGCGAGCCGGCCGATCAAGGGCGAAGAGGAGGATCTGTGCGCCGAGAACGGCGTCGAGTACGTCGAGCTCATCGCCGCGACCGACGCGCTCACCGTCGTCGTCAACCCCGAGGCCGACTGGATCGACTCGCTCACCGTCGAGGAGCTCGCGACGATCTGGGAGTCCGACTCCGTCGAGACGTGGGACGAGGTTCGCGACGAGTTCCCCAACGAGGAGATAGAGCGGTTCGGCGCCGCAGACACCTCGGGAACCTACGACTACTTCATCGAGGCGATCCTCGGCGAGCGCGGCCACACGAGCGACTACCAGGCGACCGAGCAGGACAACACGATCGCACAGGGCGTCTCGGGCAGCGAGTACGCCATCGGCTACTTCGGCTTCGCGTACTACTTCCAGAACCCGGACCAGCTGAAGGCGCTCGGCATCGACGACGGCGACGGCCCGGTCGAGCCGAGCCTCGAGACGGCGGCAAGCGGCGAGTACACGCCCCTCTCGCGGCCGCTGTTCACCTACCCGTCCATCTCCTCGCTCGGCGAGGAGCACGTCGCCGAGTTCGCTCGCTACTTCGTCGAGCAGACGACGAACGAGGACCTCGTCGCCGGCGACGTCGGCTACGTGCCGGCCACCGAGGAGACTCAGGAGGAACAGATGAGTATCCTCGAAGACGCGATCGAGCAGGCGCAGGGCTAA
- a CDS encoding biotin transporter BioY: MATNTESVDLVGDEAATNLVRAALFAALVGAFAYVTFPNPVSPVSVTLQVLGVFLAGIYLGPVWGTASIGLYLAAGALGAPVFQGGSAGVGQLVGQSAGYLWSYPLAAGAVGAVVHRGVALRDLDAVGLPTLVGAMVLGTVIIYGFGVAGLAIVLSLGPVEAVTVGAAAFLPAEALKITAAVGIVRSDAIAAA; encoded by the coding sequence ATGGCAACCAACACGGAATCCGTCGACCTCGTGGGCGACGAGGCCGCGACGAACCTCGTCCGCGCGGCGCTTTTCGCCGCGCTCGTCGGCGCGTTCGCGTACGTGACGTTCCCGAATCCGGTCTCGCCAGTCTCCGTGACGCTACAGGTCCTCGGCGTGTTCCTCGCCGGAATCTACCTCGGTCCGGTGTGGGGGACCGCCTCTATCGGGCTCTACCTCGCGGCCGGCGCGCTCGGCGCCCCGGTGTTCCAGGGCGGCTCGGCCGGCGTCGGCCAGCTCGTCGGGCAGTCCGCGGGCTACCTCTGGTCGTACCCGCTCGCGGCCGGCGCGGTCGGCGCGGTCGTCCACCGGGGCGTCGCGCTCCGAGACCTCGACGCGGTCGGGCTCCCGACGCTCGTCGGCGCGATGGTCCTCGGCACCGTCATCATCTACGGGTTCGGCGTCGCCGGCCTCGCCATCGTGCTCTCGCTCGGCCCCGTCGAGGCGGTGACGGTCGGCGCCGCGGCGTTCCTCCCCGCGGAGGCCCTGAAGATCACCGCCGCGGTCGGGATCGTGCGCTCGGACGCGATCGCGGCCGCGTGA
- a CDS encoding pantoate kinase, which yields MSRQRATAFVPGHVTAFFSAHPADRPAAAGSRGAGIALTDGVTVRVTTAADADRADAAGSRTIDGESGTIGAVEDVLAALDSGGVDVAIDTEIPIGAGFGVSGAAALGAALATNDARGLGRSENELIRIAHEAEVGRGTGLGDVVAQARGGVPIRVAPGAPGIGDLDGVPGTARVEYVTFGELSTEAVLGGDTAPLSAAGATALDRLRADPRLPTLLAAAREFAGEAELLVPEVAEAIAAVDAARDESSDAVSDAGAAMAMLGRTVFALGTGLSDAGYDPEVCRIDAAGGRIVDRQARPE from the coding sequence ATGAGCAGGCAGCGGGCGACCGCGTTCGTCCCCGGACACGTCACCGCCTTCTTCAGCGCGCACCCGGCGGACCGGCCCGCGGCCGCCGGGTCGCGGGGCGCCGGCATCGCCCTCACCGACGGGGTGACGGTTCGGGTGACGACCGCAGCCGACGCCGACCGCGCCGACGCCGCCGGCTCCCGGACGATCGACGGGGAGTCGGGAACGATCGGAGCCGTCGAGGACGTGCTCGCGGCGTTAGACAGCGGCGGCGTCGACGTCGCTATCGACACCGAGATACCGATCGGCGCCGGCTTCGGCGTCTCCGGCGCCGCGGCGCTCGGCGCGGCCCTCGCGACCAACGACGCCCGCGGCCTGGGGCGGTCGGAGAACGAACTGATACGGATCGCTCACGAGGCGGAGGTGGGCCGCGGCACCGGCCTCGGCGACGTCGTCGCGCAGGCGCGCGGGGGGGTCCCGATTCGGGTGGCGCCCGGCGCACCCGGCATCGGCGACCTCGACGGGGTGCCCGGAACCGCCCGCGTCGAGTACGTCACCTTCGGCGAGCTGTCGACCGAGGCGGTCCTCGGCGGCGACACGGCTCCCCTCTCGGCCGCCGGGGCGACCGCGCTCGACCGGCTTCGCGCCGACCCCCGGCTCCCGACGCTGCTGGCGGCGGCACGCGAGTTCGCTGGCGAGGCGGAGCTGCTCGTCCCGGAGGTCGCGGAAGCGATCGCGGCGGTTGACGCGGCGCGGGACGAGTCCAGCGACGCCGTCAGCGACGCCGGCGCCGCCATGGCGATGCTCGGCCGCACCGTCTTCGCGCTCGGCACCGGGCTCTCCGACGCGGGCTACGATCCCGAAGTCTGCCGGATCGACGCCGCCGGCGGGCGGATCGTCGACCGGCAAGCGCGCCCCGAGTAG
- a CDS encoding (Fe-S)-binding protein: MTPLQAATRETFWTIGPIGKVAFYWLAAVAILVFLYGVYARFAAYARGSADPRDRLSNLAGRTVSATKTVLSNENQFDRDLYAGVMHTFVLWGFLTLLVATTILGFDIDVYRPLTGESFWVGDFYLAYQFAVDAFGLLFVVGVGMAMYRRYRNREGRLWGKHTSFEDDAFVWTLFLLGVGGFVVQALGIVGQPARADETVSFIGMAMAAGFRWAGLTAAGAEAVYGVVWWSHSLLAFAFVAWIPYAKPFHMISSFANVVARDEKAGARLPNVPADLDHTNAESLDDFTWKELLDGDACTKCGRCTDACPADTVGRNLDPRNVILDLKAYRESVSDDPVAGSGGADTVATDGGTVPIVADEGGVIDSESMESCMSCMACMDACPVDIEHLTSFTKMNRQLVDEGAVDSNLQAVFQDVMQKGNTFGESQSSRADWADELEDVKVPDAREREVEYLWYVGDYPSFDDRNKKVARALARLFDEAGVEFGILFDDEKTDGNDIRRIGEEFLYLELAGHHVETFADCEFETIVCTDPHSYNTIKNEYPEVDFAEFADDPMMPFDREEPWNADGKIDVRHWTQVVEELVDDGRLGLTGDELDYTVTYHDPCHLGRYNDEYEAPRELIRATGADLYEMPRSRNDSFCCGGGGGGLWTEHDEDVKPSEERLREAVEDTDAGGAVEKFVVACPMCTTMFEDGRKTGDFEDDVEIVDVAELLIEAIEAGR; this comes from the coding sequence ATGACACCCCTGCAGGCGGCCACCCGAGAGACCTTTTGGACGATCGGTCCGATCGGGAAGGTCGCGTTCTACTGGCTCGCCGCGGTCGCGATACTCGTGTTCCTGTACGGCGTGTACGCCCGGTTCGCGGCGTACGCGCGCGGAAGCGCGGACCCGCGCGACCGACTGTCGAACCTCGCCGGCCGGACGGTGAGCGCGACGAAGACCGTCCTCTCCAACGAGAACCAGTTCGACCGCGACCTGTACGCGGGCGTGATGCACACCTTCGTGCTGTGGGGCTTTCTCACCCTGCTCGTCGCGACGACGATCCTCGGGTTCGACATCGACGTGTACCGCCCGCTCACGGGCGAGTCGTTCTGGGTGGGCGACTTCTACCTCGCCTACCAGTTCGCCGTCGACGCCTTCGGTCTGCTCTTCGTCGTCGGCGTGGGGATGGCGATGTACCGGCGCTACCGGAACCGCGAGGGGCGGCTGTGGGGCAAACACACCTCCTTCGAGGACGACGCGTTCGTCTGGACGCTCTTCCTGCTCGGCGTCGGCGGGTTCGTCGTGCAGGCGCTCGGCATCGTCGGCCAGCCGGCGCGCGCCGACGAGACGGTGAGTTTCATCGGGATGGCGATGGCCGCCGGGTTCCGGTGGGCCGGGCTGACGGCGGCGGGCGCCGAGGCCGTCTACGGCGTCGTCTGGTGGAGCCACTCGCTGCTCGCGTTCGCCTTCGTCGCGTGGATCCCGTACGCGAAGCCGTTCCACATGATCTCCTCGTTCGCGAACGTCGTCGCCCGCGACGAGAAGGCGGGCGCGCGCCTCCCGAACGTCCCGGCCGACCTCGATCACACCAACGCGGAGTCCCTCGACGACTTCACCTGGAAGGAGCTGCTGGACGGCGACGCCTGCACGAAGTGCGGGCGGTGTACCGACGCCTGCCCGGCCGACACGGTCGGGCGGAACCTCGACCCGCGGAACGTCATCCTCGATTTAAAAGCGTACCGCGAGTCGGTGAGCGACGATCCGGTGGCTGGTTCGGGCGGGGCGGACACAGTCGCAACTGATGGCGGCACCGTCCCCATCGTCGCCGACGAGGGCGGCGTGATCGACAGCGAGTCGATGGAGTCGTGTATGTCGTGTATGGCCTGTATGGACGCCTGTCCGGTCGACATCGAGCATCTCACCTCGTTCACCAAGATGAACCGCCAGCTCGTCGACGAGGGGGCCGTCGACTCGAACCTCCAAGCCGTGTTCCAAGACGTGATGCAGAAGGGGAACACCTTCGGCGAGTCGCAGTCGAGTCGCGCCGACTGGGCCGACGAGTTGGAGGACGTCAAGGTCCCGGACGCCCGCGAGCGCGAGGTCGAATACCTCTGGTACGTCGGCGACTACCCGAGCTTCGACGACCGGAACAAGAAGGTCGCTCGCGCGCTCGCCCGACTGTTCGACGAGGCCGGCGTCGAGTTCGGCATTCTCTTCGACGACGAGAAGACGGACGGCAACGACATTCGCCGGATCGGCGAGGAGTTCCTCTACTTAGAACTGGCGGGCCACCACGTCGAGACGTTCGCGGACTGCGAGTTCGAGACCATCGTCTGTACCGACCCGCACTCGTACAACACCATCAAAAACGAGTACCCCGAGGTCGACTTCGCCGAGTTCGCGGACGATCCGATGATGCCGTTCGACAGGGAGGAGCCGTGGAACGCGGATGGAAAAATCGACGTGCGCCACTGGACGCAGGTGGTCGAGGAGCTGGTCGACGACGGCCGGCTCGGACTCACAGGCGACGAGCTCGACTACACCGTCACCTACCACGACCCCTGTCACCTCGGGCGGTACAACGACGAGTACGAGGCGCCCCGCGAGTTAATCCGCGCGACCGGCGCCGACCTCTACGAGATGCCGCGCTCGCGGAACGACTCGTTCTGCTGTGGCGGCGGCGGGGGCGGGCTCTGGACCGAACACGACGAGGACGTGAAGCCGAGCGAAGAGCGGCTCCGCGAGGCGGTCGAGGACACCGACGCGGGCGGCGCGGTCGAGAAGTTCGTCGTCGCCTGCCCGATGTGTACGACGATGTTCGAGGACGGCCGGAAGACGGGCGACTTCGAGGACGACGTGGAGATCGTCGACGTCGCGGAGCTGTTGATCGAGGCGATCGAGGCGGGGAGATAG
- a CDS encoding energy-coupling factor ABC transporter ATP-binding protein translates to MIEVDGVTCRYDGGTDDDASVTAVDDVSLSVGDGEFVVVAGANGSGKTTLVRTFNGLATPDAGAVAVNGTPVEADLVAARTAVGMVFQDPRDQLVAATVGADVAFGPENLGLSHDEIDRRVAAALAAVNMTGREADRIASLSGGERERVAIAGALAMEPDHLVLDEPFTGLDEPARRSVVEHLRERHAAGTSVIVVTHDLRDVLGLADRVVGLSDGRVAVDAGPDAATTALAELGVRVPKSVASDDASEAGR, encoded by the coding sequence GTGATCGAGGTCGACGGCGTCACCTGCCGGTACGACGGCGGCACTGACGACGACGCCAGCGTCACCGCGGTCGACGACGTGTCGCTCTCGGTCGGCGACGGGGAGTTCGTCGTCGTCGCCGGCGCGAACGGCTCCGGGAAGACGACGCTCGTGCGGACGTTCAACGGGCTCGCGACGCCGGACGCCGGGGCGGTCGCGGTCAACGGGACACCCGTCGAGGCCGACCTCGTCGCCGCCCGGACCGCGGTCGGCATGGTGTTTCAGGACCCGCGCGACCAGCTGGTCGCGGCCACCGTCGGCGCCGACGTCGCGTTCGGGCCGGAGAACCTCGGGCTCTCGCACGACGAGATCGACCGCCGGGTCGCGGCGGCGCTCGCGGCCGTGAACATGACCGGCCGCGAGGCCGACCGGATCGCGTCGCTGTCGGGCGGCGAGCGCGAGCGCGTCGCGATCGCCGGCGCGCTGGCGATGGAGCCGGACCACCTCGTCTTAGACGAGCCGTTCACCGGCCTCGACGAGCCGGCGCGGCGGTCGGTAGTCGAGCACTTGCGCGAGCGCCACGCGGCGGGCACGAGCGTGATCGTCGTCACCCACGACCTCCGCGACGTGCTCGGGCTCGCCGACCGCGTCGTGGGGCTGTCGGACGGGCGCGTCGCGGTCGACGCGGGGCCGGACGCGGCGACGACGGCGCTGGCGGAGCTGGGCGTTCGCGTCCCGAAATCGGTCGCGAGCGACGACGCGAGCGAGGCGGGGCGGTGA